A stretch of the Streptococcus oralis genome encodes the following:
- a CDS encoding McrB family protein codes for MYEIIKEGIHFKFDNPIFDMKKSTNEFIGRSAVVTKLLCIYSENPSFLGVNMNSQNEFWNRLIPQSNQGGPYRQNHEICKLFSKTYPELESSMLGSILFEYSKDFIDSDNKQGEKEMSEQNNIHHPLSNILLQSKNLILRGAPGTGKTYLAKEIAAELTGGNEDQIDFVQFHPSYDYTDFVEGLRPVSNGDGAIEFRLQDGIFKDFCQKAKEAQLIGGQDNFEEAWDSYLEYINVAEEKEYITKTSYLSVNSRQNLSVNYDSGVPGWSLPRKYVYELYKDKNYNKQEYYKSGGKTVLETLRKRFGLKDYVSPTEIDTDKKFVFIIDEINRGEISKIFGELFFSIDPGYRGEKGSVSTQYANLHETDEKFYIPENVYIIGTMNDIDRSVDTFDFAMRRRFRFVEVTAESQVAMLDKELGIHAEEAKLRLRSLNAAIENVQELNSHYHIGPSYFLKLEEVDFDYELLWSDYIKPLLEDYLRGSYEEDETLQTLKKAFDLTNKEQTVQQDTGGYDADNR; via the coding sequence TTGTACGAAATTATTAAAGAAGGTATTCATTTCAAATTTGATAATCCGATTTTTGATATGAAAAAGTCTACGAATGAATTTATTGGGCGTTCTGCGGTAGTCACAAAACTACTTTGTATTTATTCTGAGAATCCTTCTTTTTTAGGAGTAAATATGAATAGTCAAAATGAATTTTGGAATAGGTTGATTCCCCAAAGCAATCAAGGAGGGCCCTATCGTCAGAATCATGAGATTTGTAAACTGTTTTCTAAAACATATCCTGAACTAGAATCTTCAATGTTGGGTAGTATTTTATTTGAATATTCAAAAGATTTTATAGACAGTGATAATAAGCAAGGAGAGAAAGAAATGTCTGAACAAAATAATATTCATCATCCCTTGAGTAATATCTTGTTACAATCCAAAAACCTCATCCTCCGAGGTGCTCCTGGCACAGGAAAAACTTATCTTGCTAAAGAAATTGCGGCAGAGCTAACTGGTGGTAATGAAGATCAAATCGACTTTGTACAATTTCACCCATCTTATGATTATACGGATTTTGTAGAGGGTTTGAGACCGGTATCAAATGGCGATGGAGCTATTGAGTTTAGGCTACAGGACGGTATTTTTAAAGATTTTTGTCAGAAAGCAAAAGAAGCCCAATTGATTGGAGGACAAGATAATTTTGAGGAGGCTTGGGATTCTTACTTAGAATATATAAATGTTGCTGAAGAAAAAGAATATATAACAAAAACATCTTACTTATCTGTTAATAGTAGACAAAATTTGTCAGTAAATTATGATAGTGGTGTTCCAGGATGGTCACTACCTCGCAAATATGTTTACGAGTTGTATAAAGATAAAAATTATAATAAGCAAGAATACTACAAAAGTGGTGGAAAAACTGTCCTAGAAACATTGAGAAAGAGATTTGGTTTGAAAGACTATGTTTCCCCAACAGAAATTGACACAGACAAGAAATTCGTTTTCATCATTGATGAAATCAACCGTGGTGAGATTTCTAAGATTTTTGGTGAACTCTTTTTCTCTATTGACCCTGGCTATCGTGGTGAAAAGGGAAGTGTTTCTACCCAATATGCAAATCTACACGAAACTGATGAAAAGTTTTATATCCCCGAAAATGTTTACATCATCGGAACTATGAATGATATTGATCGTTCAGTGGATACCTTTGATTTTGCTATGCGTCGTCGTTTTCGTTTTGTTGAAGTTACTGCTGAAAGTCAAGTTGCTATGTTGGATAAAGAACTGGGTATCCATGCAGAAGAAGCAAAACTTCGTCTAAGAAGCTTGAATGCTGCTATCGAGAACGTTCAGGAGCTAAACAGTCATTATCATATCGGACCAAGTTATTTCCTTAAGTTGGAAGAAGTGGACTTTGACTATGAATTACTCTGGTCTGATTATATTAAACCGCTACTAGAAGACTACTTACGAGGTTCTTATGAAGAGGATGAAACTCTGCAAACATTGAAAAAAGCATTTGATCTGACAAATAAAGAGCAAACAGTTCAGCAAGATACTGGTGGTTATGATGCGGATAACCGATAA
- a CDS encoding McrC family protein, with product MRITDNQHRIAKEDFVAEYPKLSQALLDRTLYNLYREDNIFIFPNDLKHSPDLDKDQKIIETVNQEIKTGNVIGFLGCGQERLTISSRFSDGSNDHFLNYLLQKVLNINLTSLDVGLSLEDKLYQLLIYLFPKYLQAALRKGLYKEYQRFSHNDSHVKGVIDVGNHLKRNVPFMGNIAYTTRVFTYDNPLMQLIRHTIEYIKIQKSFRSLLDNNRETIAEIIRVSPSYKLADRAKIIRMNKTKPIRHAYFREYRKLQELCLMILNREKHGLGYQEQKIHGILFDVAWLWEEYVYTLLPKYFVHPRNKDKTDGISVFSVGKRKVYPDFYDRERKIVLDAKYKKLEFTERGINREDLFQLISYSYILEAEKAGLIFPSMEQSVNSEIGKLAGYGAQLKKWSIQIPQNASSYSAFCKMMENSAEIFKAIIDEEVGRK from the coding sequence ATGCGGATAACCGATAATCAGCATAGAATTGCTAAAGAAGACTTTGTCGCAGAATATCCCAAACTAAGTCAAGCCCTTCTTGATAGAACACTCTATAACCTTTATCGAGAGGACAATATCTTTATTTTCCCAAATGATTTGAAGCATTCTCCTGATTTGGATAAGGATCAAAAGATTATTGAAACTGTCAATCAGGAAATTAAGACTGGAAATGTGATTGGTTTTCTGGGGTGTGGTCAGGAAAGATTAACGATTTCCTCTCGTTTTTCTGATGGAAGTAACGACCATTTTTTGAATTATCTCTTACAAAAGGTTCTCAATATCAATCTGACTAGTTTGGATGTCGGTCTATCTCTAGAGGATAAACTCTATCAGCTTTTGATTTACCTCTTTCCCAAGTATTTACAAGCTGCTCTCAGAAAAGGTCTTTATAAGGAATACCAGAGATTTTCTCATAACGATAGTCATGTAAAGGGAGTGATAGATGTAGGAAATCATCTTAAGAGAAATGTTCCTTTTATGGGAAATATTGCCTATACAACAAGAGTGTTCACCTATGATAATCCACTCATGCAATTGATTCGGCATACGATTGAGTACATAAAGATTCAAAAAAGTTTCAGATCTTTGCTTGATAATAATCGTGAAACTATAGCTGAAATTATCCGTGTAAGTCCGTCTTATAAACTCGCTGATCGTGCTAAGATTATCAGAATGAATAAAACGAAACCCATCCGACACGCCTACTTCAGAGAGTACAGAAAGTTACAGGAGCTTTGCCTGATGATCCTAAATAGAGAGAAGCATGGGTTAGGATATCAAGAGCAAAAAATCCATGGTATTCTCTTTGATGTTGCCTGGCTTTGGGAAGAGTATGTCTACACCTTGTTGCCAAAATATTTTGTACATCCCAGAAATAAGGATAAGACGGATGGAATTTCAGTATTTTCTGTTGGGAAACGAAAAGTATATCCAGATTTTTATGACAGAGAACGAAAGATTGTTCTAGATGCAAAATATAAAAAACTGGAGTTCACTGAAAGAGGAATTAACCGCGAGGACTTGTTCCAGCTGATTTCCTATTCTTATATTTTAGAAGCTGAGAAAGCTGGACTGATTTTTCCTAGTATGGAGCAGTCAGTAAATAGTGAAATAGGAAAACTAGCTGGTTATGGCGCTCAATTGAAGAAGTGGTCTATCCAAATCCCTCAGAATGCCTCATCCTATAGTGCATTTTGTAAAATGATGGAAAACTCCGCAGAAATTTTTAAAGCGATTATTGATGAAGAAGTGGGGAGAAAATAA